AACACAAAGCCATTCAACTTTTTTTGGAGGGCCAATTGGAGTAAATACtcaaatgtttaattttcttaccccataacccagcaattccacctccaGGAAGCTCTGCTACAGAAAACCTAGCACTGATGCAAAAGGAAATGTAGACCAATGTTGTCCACTGCATCATTTATTGTATCAAAACGATTAGAAACAACCCACATCCCCATAGGCAGGGGATGGTTTAAATAACCTGTATTATTTCCACATGATGGAATCCCATGCAGccattttttataaaaagaggtAGCTTTATATTTACTGACATCAAAAGATAGCCAGGTTATATTGTTAAGtaaaaaagcaaattgcagaacagtatgttcttttgttttcacgcgcacagaaaaacatttgaaaggaAGCATCTAAACTGTTCATGAGATTCTCTGCACACTGGGACAGAGGGACTTGCTCTTTATTTCCTGACTGGCTAATACAAGTATGCGAGGAGAGTATTCAGAACTAGACCAACAGGCATTCCGTGAAAATTAAGTCTGGCCCCTCCTTCATCCCCCAGAATCCTCTGGGGAGAAGAGAAATCTCATTTTTACTCTAGACATGTCTATAATGttagtactttttatttttaatgaagaatattgcctattataattttaaatattcaacctagtgagaaaagtaaaaagaacgttcactgtagaaaatttgcaaattattcaaaaatttaagaagaaaataaatatctgccaCAATCTCATCTCCCAGAGAAGAATGCCATTTGATGCCTTTCCCTCAAATCTTTTTTATGCacatacatctttttttaaaaagtctgtaaaacagtcacaaaataaacacaaaatggaagaACTCTAAACATATATTCTGAGgccaaaaggaatgaaatttgtaaaaagaaaacttaCTTTTTACACGTAGCAGGATAGTGTGAACATGCTCCCATACTAAATATTCTTACACAACCTGATTTATTATGGTTGTTTAGGAACCTTTCATAAGGAATAGCTCTTTAATTAATCTTTTAGCAtcaaacatttaggttgtttcccatttcagaaaaatgttttgcaaatgaaggaaagaatagccTTTGGGAGCAAACAGAGTACAGGACAACAGAGAAAAAGTCCCTGCagccatctctttccccttcctgaCCCCATCCCGTGGGGTCTCTGCCCAGGCCTTCCAGACTGACTCCCAGAGCACAGCCAGGGCCAGAGCCAACTAGCCTCCAGCTCTGACACGTCCCGGTGGAAGTGCGGGAGCTCCAGCGTGTCTTTCCTGGCCCTGGGATCTTTTCCCAGCACAAAACACAGTCTAATTTGGGGCAGTTCGGATGCCTAAGCACCATCCACAGTCTTCCCACTCACGAAATTCAAGGTCCTCAGGGCTCTGGTGGCCCAGAGATGAGTACGACATTCTCATACTGGGgctcctcctgcccttcctcgTCAGCCAGCTTCTGGGGATCCTGTTCTAGGGGACCACCCTCAGGGACCAGCTCCTGGCCTCTCCCTGAGCTCTTGATGCCATCCCCTAGCCCACTGGCCACTTCCTCTGGCCCAGTCCCTGCAGACTCCAAGGCCCCAGTCAGCTCCTCACTTGGGGCTGAGCTGGAGCTCTGATTGGCAGAGCCAGAGGCCAGCCCGGGGCTGCCCTTGTTCCGACTCAGGGCCCGGCGTGGAGGCTTGGGGATGGCACTCTTGACCTTGGGCTCTGCCTGGCCTTTCTGGAAGCTACCAAAACGGCGGAGGACAGACCGGACGGGGCCCTCAGATCCCCGGGGTGTCCCTGCCAGCATGTAGATTGTGGTCACAGAGCCTGCACTCTCCTGGACACTGCCCTCAATGGCTTCCACACGTTCAGCCACTGTCCGGCCACTAAGTGGGAGCCGGCGGCGGCCAATGGCTGAATCCCTGGGGCTGGCGGCACCAGGAGGGGCCCCGTTCACTTCTGCTTGCTCTGGGCCTGTGGACTCCTCGGCCTCCTGGCTTTCAGGACCTGGCTGGCCCCCCCGGGAGAGCCTCTTGGGCTTACGGAGAGGGCTGGAGAGCTCCCCCGAGCCTCGGCAACTCTGTGGTGCAAACTTGGTGCCTTCAGCAAAGGAGACCGACGGCCGCTTGGCCCGAGCTAGGCTGGAAGTGCGCGGGATGGCAAACGGCGTGGAGGCGTCctcagggggagggaagggacctCCGGCCAGGCTGGCCTCTGGTGACTCTGCTTGGGCAACAGGGACCATCCCTGGCAAAGGAGACAGAAGAGCTTGGCCAAAGCTGGGCTGGCTACCCCAATCCATCCTGCTTACCCAGCTCAGCATCTTCTGGGAGGCCCCCCAGATGGGGCAAGGGAGagggtgaggatgcagagaggcAGGGGCGGGGCCTATTCAGGCAGATGCTACTGCTTCTACCCTCTTTCCTCACCACCCCCCCCTACTTTGCACTAATGTCACACTCTAACCATGCTAAAACTCCTTCAGTGCCACATGGCCATGTCCGTCTTACCTCTGTGCCTTTGGGTATATTGTTCGCTCTTCCTGAAACATCATTCCCAACTCTCCCTAACTTTCCCTGGGCTAATTGCTACTGATTCTGCCAGGCTCAACTCCAATACCACTAACACCGAGACATCTTCCCTGACTCCAGTCATCCCTCACGTGGCTGGATTCCGAGCCCCGACTTGCATGTCCTCCATGAAAGCACGTGTCACTCTGTCCCACATGTGTCTGATTACTGCCCACCAGACTACAGGCTTGGGGAGGACAGGAATCTATCTTGTTCTTTACTGCATCCCACTGCCAGGAACTGTGAAGGGCATGGAACGGGCGCTTGATACACGTTTGCTGAAGGAATAAAGGAGAGGCTGTGATGAGCAGGGCTGCTCAGGGGCTGAGTGGGCTGTTTGGGGGCTACCTTCTTGGGGCGGCACGCAGTAGGCAGGACCCTCGTCCTCTTCTCCAGACTCGGGGTCAGTAGAGAAGGAGTCGTCCGAGGCCCAGCCAGCCGAGGGCGGCTCGATGAAGCTATGGTTGAAGGGGATCTCCGGATCATGGTGCGAGACTGAGGCGGGAGGGGGAGGCTCTAGGTCAGGCGCAGAGCCCCAGGGGAAGCCCTGTCCCCTTGCAGCCCCTGACCCTCAGCACCCACTTACCTGTCACCCAGGGAAGCTTGTGACTGCTGAGGGAACCGCAGGGCAGTGCAGAGCCCAGGCTGGAGGTCAGTGCCCCCCAGACCTGCAGCTTCATCCTGGACATAGCGGTTCCATCTCTCGCTGGCCTGAGGGCACAGGAGAGTCGTCAGTGAGGGAGACCCCggttggggtggggcgggggcagcAGAAAAGGGCCAGGACCATTCTGGTCCCAGGATTCGTGTGACAGAGTGACAGTGTCTACTTCAGTGACTCTCTATGACTACAGAGTAAAGTCCAAACTACTGACCCTGAGATCTGGGCCTGTCGTAGAGGGCAGCGTGGCTCCAGAGTCACGAGGTAGCTACTGTGGCTcagacttcacctctctgggcctcagcttcctcatccgtaaaatggggacaaCTGCTATCTATCAGAACTTTTTTCAGGACCCAGCACAGTACCAGCTACCTGGTGGGGCTGCCCCAAAATGCAGCAGTGTGTTATTATcatcccagctgagcccagctcaCCTACCTTTCTGGAAGtggcaccacctccaggaagcccactCTTGTCCCCGCCCCGAAGCTGGAAGTGACAGCTTCACTCATTACCATTCCTCAGACAGTCTGTGCACATGTCCTGGTCTTCCTGTGAGgggcttctccccacctccaggctCTATGCCCCGGGGTTGCGGGGAGGCTACTGGGTCTGCTGGTCTGAGGATGCCCCACAGCACAGAGGGGGACATGATCAAGGGGTAGTGCGTGAACTAATAAGAGCACACAGGACAAAACAAAGAGTCCAGAGAACCGGCCACGGGCTCTGCGCGTGCCAGTGACTAGCTGGGTCACCTTGGGCCTGTGTCCTCCTGGGAACTGAGAACGCTAATCCTCCTGCCCCCACGTGCCCTGCTCCAAACCTCCATGCTGCTGTGAGCCTCCAAGGAGCTGAGAAGTACGAAGAGACTTTGTAAAGGAACAAAGCTCTGTGCAAGGAATATTCCCCGCTTCCCCACAGCAGCCCGCAAGCGCAAATCCCTCCTCGCCTCTCCTTTTCTGGAAAAGCCACATTCTCTGCTAAACCACTGCTCAGGCTTTTATGGCACTCTCCCTTCTGAGGCCTGgtctcttcccctccctgcccagaGCTGTCCCGTTGCTTCTGCCTTCTGCCATCCTGGTGCCCGGGGCCCCCTGCTCACGCGTGACTCAGAACCTCCCCCACTGAAGGCTTCTGAGGAGGGCAGAGGGCTGACCTGGTGTCTCCAGGCCACAGCCACTGCCAGCTACCTCGTTACCTCTGACCTACATGTATGACAAGGccagcccatccccacccctgaaAGGAGACCAGATGCCACCTTGCTTCCACCCATGTCCTGAGCTGTGGAATCGGGAAGGAAGGGGCCAGGGTTCACCTGTCCTTGGGGTCCAACCGGGCAGCCCAGCAGCAGCAGGCACAGCAGGCGATGGCCAGGAGGAGAAGCAGCAGAGGCACAAGAATGCCCGCAATGAGGGCGGCATCCTGACTATGAGATCCTAGGGAGAGCCAGGGACGGGCAACTATTCAGGGCCATCTTGTCTCCCGTACATCACGTCTCATCTCTAGCTCTGAATTGCCTACTCTGGGGAGATTCTGGGAACCTTCCACCTGTGGGTCCCTCCCGCTCTTCTAAGACATGTAGACTCTGCTCAGCCTGgaggccccctcctccaggcagcctcccCACTGCTCTGTCCTCTCCCGATGGTCCACGGCCTGTTCCGCAAACTCTTGCCCTCAGTTCTCGGGCCTGATGAGACATCCCAGTGTCCAGCCCTGTCCGCTCATTTCCTGGGTGCTAGCTTGGTTTCCCAGGGAACAGAGGCTCTGTCACATCTTCAGGGGGCCCCAAAGCACCCATACAGATTTCAAGTAAAGAGAACATCTCTGAAGAGGGCCCAGCCTCTCTGGCAAGAGATGAGGCCCCGGAGCCCATGTAAAGGGCCACTCTTTCCCCGGTTACTTCTCCCTGTATCCTTCTTTCCACCTTACCCAGCTGGCAGGCCCCAGAGACAGGGTGGCAGTTTCCCTCTGGACATTCGCAGGGAACAGAGCAGTTGTTTCCATGGAAGCCAGATGGGCATGAAGTGTTGCAGCTTTGGGGTGACAGGAGAGACAGGCTGAAGGCTGGGTGAGAAGGCatggaggtgggcaggggacaggggagggtAGATTTCCGGGCACTGCTTCCCACCCCCTGCCACACAGACTTCCCTGGATGATGCCCACGCAGAGTCCTCTGACCTCTCAGCCACATTCTCAGCACCCCTGGCAGTGTTTGGAAGAATCCCTTAGCCCCTAAGCCCATCTTCCAGAGAGACCACCCACAAACTGCCCCCTGGCTCCCAGGCCCCCCAGGGTGTAAGCCACAGTCAGGGCCCGCCTCTCATGATCCTCATCCCTTGCCCACCTGGCACTAATGTGAAATAAGCAAGATGCCAATGGAATCCAGAGACACTTCCTCAGGGTTTGGAGGTCTGAGccatccccagccctgcccctaactctctgggcctcggtcctctcctctataaaatgaggtCTCTTCCAGTTGATACTACATTCTATCCTACAGGTGGGAAAAACCTGACATTGGAGATAGTGACACTGATTATGTTTTTACCACCTGAAGACCTTAGGGAAACAACAGTGGGGTTTGGCGCCCTCCTCCTAAGTAGCTTCTAGTTCAGGAGCCAGGCCTTTTAGATTAAGCatcactctgaccctcctttggAAGATGCAGACCCCACAACAAGAGGAATAACTTCTTAGTTATGAGGATGCTGGGTGGGAATCTGGGAGATGGAGAAGCCCAGGAAGGGGAGTTTGGGAAGCAGATTGCACAGAGGCCTGACCTAGGCCCCTGCCTCCTTCCAGGGCCCCAGTCCTCACCTGGGCCCCCAGTAGCCGGCGTTGCAGACACACTCCCCAGTCACAGCATCGCAGGCCCCCTGGACGCAGGTGGGGCAGGTAGAGCCACAACCCTCCCCAAAGGTGCCAATCGGGCAGGGGTCTTCACACCTGAGGTGAGGCAAGGCTCAGAATGgggagcagggcagggctggaccCCACAGAGGGGCCTCACCCATCTGCCCACACTTGTAGATTCAGAGACCCAGTTGTCTAGTTTGCAGCAGTGAAGCTCAGGTGCAAACAGGGCCTTGAATTTGAGGCCAGACCCAGTAGGTGGCAGATTACAGATCCCTGGACGAGAAGAGGGCGGGAAGCCTGAGTGGTGAGGGAGCTGGAGGAAAGCTGTGCCCAGGGCCCCATTAGCACccatctctcccacctcagtctTCCCCAGGAGGCGGGCCCCCAGGGCTGTGTGAATGTGTGCCTTTCGGGAGGGGCAGCTCTCCCTGAGGGAGCCCCTGGGGTGAGGATCTAGAAGGAAGGTATACCCTCACCCTGAGCAGGCTGGCCCCCTCACCTGGGCCCCAGCCAGCCAGGGTCACAATGTCGACAGTGCCCGGTGTCTGGCTGGCAGGCCTCCCCAAGCCGGCAGTGGGGGCACTGCTGCCTGCAGCTCTCGCCAAAGGTGCCAGGAGGGCAGGGTTCGTGGCACTGCGTCCCATTCCAGCCCGGCTCGCAGGACTCGCAGCTGCCTGTGTCTGCAGAGCATGGCTCATGCTGCTTGCAGTGGCCGCAGCTGGGAAGAGAAAGGGTACACGCAGCACTAGGAGGCGGATGGATGAGGCACCCACCCAGGCCGCCAGGGGCCGGAGGGCCTCCCGGTGCCAGCTGGGTCACTCAGGCGGGTTTGAGCCTCAGTTGCTCCATGTTGTACAACAAAGAGGCCGGGCAGACTATCTCTGTGGGCTCTAGTAGGATTCCAGCCCTTTCCTAACCCCTGGTACTGAGCCCCATCCTCCCCTGGGTCCCAGGGTCACCAGGagctcccagcccagccaggGAAGCCAAGTTACGACCTCAACCTCTGCTTCCCTCTGCCCAGtgttcccctcctccccttttccccttcctccattCCACCCATGCCATCTCAGAGGTCTGGTGTGAGCAGTCCTCAGTAGTGTATCCTCTATGCCATTTTATGCATTATGAAAACGCATAAAGTGTCTGTTTTCACCACTAGAACTTTATCTtacattttatccagttttattgagttataattgacatacagcactgtataagtttcaggtgtgcagcataatgacCTCCTCACATATATACTGTGACACGATCACCACGAAAAGTTTACTTAACACCCATTATCTCATACGgataccaaaaaatgaaaaaaaaaggttttttccttgtgatgagaactcttaggatctactcaTTTAGCAACTTTTCCAATAAGGTTTATCTTATCTTAATATCTCATTGATCCTTACTTGAAGTTTTTCCCTCCAGAGACTTAATTATCTGGGATCACATGCTTGGATCAGACTCATTAGTAGGGTGAAGAAGGGAGTTCATAAAATCAATTTAGCAGATCCTGACCagtattaaaaaagagagagagagagagaatagaaaaCATTTCGGTGTACATATGTGTGTTGTCTGGTTAAGTTTTTACTTCAGTTAATATATATCgcatcatatattatatatgatggGAGGTAAAACATTTCTTACTGTGGGTGGAACTAGTCAAAGTTTGAAAGCCATTGAGTTTCAGAGGGACCTTGCAATCCTTTTGCCACAAtgttgattatctgtttctaCGGCTTGCTAGTAGTAGTATTTTGTTTAACAGTAAGCGGATGAAAGTGGTGGGCGAGGCTGGACTTTAGGGCGTCGAGGGTCTCTTTTCCCCCTTTCACCCCATCCTTGTTTGTTTCTGCGCAACATTCTCCCTGCGCCCCCGGCTCATCCCCTTTCCCTCCCGTTcgttctctccccttccttctcacgccctcctcccttccttctctcccgcATCTCCCGTTGCCCCGGCTCACCTGTCGCGGCACTGCAGCCCGTAGCGGCCTGCGGGGCAGGGCAGCTCGCAGCGCGCGCCGCGGAAGCCGGGCGGGCATGTGCACAGGCCGGAGGCGGCGCTGCAGCGGCCGCGCACGCACTCGCAAGGCTGCCGGCACTCGGAGCCCCACCAGCCCGGCCGGCAGGCGCAGCGGCCCGACTCCTGCGCGCACGGCGAGCCGTGGCAGGCGCAGCGGAAGCTGCAGCGGCGGCCCCACCAGCCCGGCTCGCACAGGCAGGAGCCGGTGGCCTGATCGCAGCGCGCCGCCGCCGGGTTGCACTGGCACGGGCGGCGGCACGTGGGCGACCACCAGCCGGGCTCGCAGCGGCACGCGCCAGTCTCGGGGTTGCAACGCCCGTGGGGACCGCAGGCGCACGGGAACTCGCAGCGGTCGCCCCAGCGGTCGGATTGGCAGTGGCACACGCCCGTGGCCGGCTCGCACTGGCCGTGTGGGTGGCAGGCGCAGTTCTCCCGGCAGTCGGGGCCCCAGTACTGGCCCGGGCAGCctgcggggtggggggaagggaagggggtcaACGGGCTCAGGGTCAGGCACCACGGATCCTCGCCCTGCGCCCCCTTCCACGAGGAAGGCGGGTGGCGGCCGGGCTCGCCCTCCAAGAGCCGGGTACAGCCTGTCCTCCTGGGGCACAGCTTACTTCCTGCCCCAGACTCTGAACTACACAAATCCTTACCACTGGCCCAGCCTCCCACTTCCACATTCCAGAACACACTTAAAGATCACGAGTGGCAAAGggccttgcccagagtcacacagaagTGGGTGTGCCTTCATTcatgcccctcctccctctcactGGGTTCCCCCACTGTGTCTTCCCCCGCCTGGATGCTGCCCGTCCGCGTCAAAGAAGAAGCCACATTCCGCCCAGTGTCTCCTCTCAACCCTGACTCCTAGCCAGGCTGCCCTCTGGCTAAACTGCCTACCAGCCCCTCTCCCATGCGCCACTTCCTGCCAGAGAGGGAGGACATTCCAGTCGCCCTGCACACGTGCACACGGTGTATGCGGGGGAGACCGAGAATGCATCCATTCTGCAGTTAACGGGGATCCACAGCATCTTTCCGGAAGTTGAAAGGGAAGATGAATGGCCCAGAACTGAACCTGTGGGAGGGCTCTGTGGATGGGATAAAAACCAGATGACTCAGGACATCCCCTTAGAGTGCGTCACTTCCTGTCtcgacctcagtttcctcagcgaAGCTTGGAGGGATTCTGGCCCTGCTGTTCTAAGATTACATTCCTACATGCtttgcctcccctctcccccagtccTGCCCGGCAACCTCATCCTTCAGGAGAGACTCAGGACTCACGGGAGTTGCACCGGGCCCCGAAGAATCCAGGTTTGCATCGACAGAGGCCTGGTTTCACACATACCTCGTCTTCCCGGCAGACGTCCAGCCCCTCGCAGATGGCTGAAAAACACCCCACCCAGGTTGGAAGGCCTGGGGTGCGGCCAGGGGACACTCTGCCCCTCTCACTGACTCCCGGTGGCCTGCCCCCCTCAAGAGCTGTTTCcccagggctggggggctgggtcACAGCACGGACCCTAGCTCTAGGGCTCAGGAGGGCAAACAGACCCCAGGAGGGTAGGAAGGAAGGGTCACTGGGCTCTGTCCTCCCTTCTCCTCCGGTGGGGGGTGCATCCTGGCTACTCACGAGTGGTGCATTCTCGATCTTTCTGCCTCCAGCCTGGGCAGCACTGGAGCTCAGCAGAGGGGCTGTGGGGCAGAGAGGGGTCAGCCGGGGGGCAGCCTGGCTCTGCAGGTGGATCACTGTCCCTCTGAGACATGGGGTGCTGCCCCAGCCCCATCGGGCAGGCCTGGCCAAGAGTCACAGCCCCCGTGTCCCCGACCCCTTCCCACTCTGTCCCTGGCCATCCCACCATCTGCCCCCACTACCCACCACCCTCCAGGCTGTCCCTGCGCCCCTCTTGCTTTAGCCCCTCTTTCCTCGTGTCCTCCTCCCCCCCCATCAGACCCCCAGAAGACCCACCTGCTGGCCATGCAGACGTGCCGCCCATTGGGGTCCAGCTCAGACCCCTGGGTCCCCCGAGTCCAGAGCAGCAGCAGAGGGAAGAGGAGCCCCAGCCCCATGGCGGCCAGTGCAGTGGGAGGGCTTGGGTTAGTCTGGCCCCCACAGCTCCCAaccccctccctgcttcctcccaaGGCTTTTCCTGAGGAAACCAGGCCGGAGGGGCGGGCTGCCATGAGGCACCTCCCTGAGAGGGTGGGCAGGCGCAGAGAGGACCAGACACCAGAGTACTGAAAGGAGAAGGAAGGCCAATGGCGAGGCCTGAGCGGGAGCTTCAGGGGCTGGTCTCAGTCTGGAGGGGGCAGGAAGATGAGGCTGTAAGTTCCGGGTACTGGGATAGGTGAGGGGGTGAGCCATGGATATCCACTAGGTCAGGCTCCCCACTGGAGGTCCGCGCTGGGAGAAGCCTCCCCAGCCAGTGACAACCAAGGGGAACTTCCTGGCAGAGCTGGGCCGGGGCAGACCACTGACAGACAGACATGGAGCAGTTTCTGGGTATCACGGGCAGTTGCTTTATTACATTAGCTTAGGCCATCCGTACAAACACCTGGGAGGGAGGTAGTCAACTCTCCATTTcatggatggggaaactgaaactCACAGAAGCAGCACTTTTATCTGGCCCTGGAGGCTTGGCACAGAGATACAGGAAGGAAGGTAGGTTGAGCTCCCCGTCACACCCCGGCTCAGGCCAGGGTTAGAAAAGAGCCCGGGGAGGGCGGGGAAGGAGGGAGCCCTGTCCTCATTTGAGGTCACACTTCCACCCCCAGACAGACTCCGAAGTCAGGCCTCTGGGGCAGCTGGGACCCCAGATGAAGATATTCATCGAGAGCAGAGCAGGGCCGGTCaggagttgggggctgtcaggctgcCCACAGGCTCCAAGTGCGGTGGCTGTGgagcctcctctcctccccgtACCTCGCTGGTAGCCGCAATGCCGGCCTCCGCTTCAGGGGCCTCGGTTTCACCCCGATACCACAGGCCCAAGCTGCGGGGAGAGCCAAGAGGTGCTCTGAGCCTGGATGCCAGGGAGGTCAAGGATAGGGGCCGAAGGCAGGGGGTGCTGTAAAAAGGGGACTCAAGAGGACGAAAGGGCAGCATGAGGCAGGGGGAGGTCAAGGGGCCACCAGAGGAGCGGGAGGGGACGGGCATGCTCAGAGCTCAGGGCGGCTGGGTGAGCAGCAGTGGAGCGGGAAAGGTGGGGTCCCTCCACTCCCACCACATttgtccttcctcttcccccaacATACAAACTCTGTATTCTGGACTcagggggtgggggctggaggtggTCTCCCTTATCCCTGGAGAGCAGGAGCCATGAGCCATCCTCATCGTCactgaggcagaggagagaggagttGTGAGGGTCATTTGTCAAGGGCCTGAGGGACAGCGGGACTCCAGCTATGTTCAGCCTTCTGTGCCGCCCCCAGGAGCAGACAGGGGAGGACAAAGTGACTTCAGGGCCCCCAAagctggagagaaggaaaagcaggggCGACGGAGGACAActagaggattttttttcttttggccgtgccccacggcatgcgggatcttagttccccgaccagggatcgaacccgtgccccctgcactggaagcacggagtcttaaccactggaccgccagggaagtgcccTCTTGAGGCTTTTATTTTCTagcctgacacacagcaggcCCCTGACAAGACTGCAGATACAGCCTTACCCATCTGAGAACAAACAGATGCAGCCAAGACAAGAAACCGAAAACTGACTGTGGAGAAGCAGAATTAGCAGGTTTCTTCAGCAGGATGTACGGGGAGCATGGCCGGTGGGAGCAGTGCGATCCAGAGAGAAGGGTGGTGCGCTCAGGATGGCAGGCTCAGGGGGTGACCAGGCCAGGTTAGGTTCTAGAAGTGACTAAGTTAGGTGACAGGCTCAAGGTGTGACTAGATTGGGGTGACAGGTACAGTCTGAGGCAACAGGCTCAGAAGGTGACCAGGCTCAGTGGGAATGGAGGCAGGGACTTACCTGCTCTCTGCTTCCTCTGGGGTCCCTAACATCTTGGCCTTGATCTTCTTTCGTTGCTTCCTGATAGCCACCTTCATGGCTTCGAG
This window of the Balaenoptera ricei isolate mBalRic1 chromosome 20, mBalRic1.hap2, whole genome shotgun sequence genome carries:
- the SCARF1 gene encoding scavenger receptor class F member 1 isoform X5; this encodes MAARPSGLVSSGKALGGSREGVGSCGGQTNPSPPTALAAMGLGLLFPLLLLWTRGTQGSELDPNGRHVCMASSPSAELQCCPGWRQKDRECTTPICEGLDVCREDEVCVKPGLCRCKPGFFGARCNSRCPGQYWGPDCRENCACHPHGQCEPATGVCHCQSDRWGDRCEFPCACGPHGRCNPETGACRCEPGWWSPTCRRPCQCNPAAARCDQATGSCLCEPGWWGRRCSFRCACHGSPCAQESGRCACRPGWWGSECRQPCECVRGRCSAASGLCTCPPGFRGARCELPCPAGRYGLQCRDSCGHCKQHEPCSADTGSCESCEPGWNGTQCHEPCPPGTFGESCRQQCPHCRLGEACQPDTGHCRHCDPGWLGPRCEDPCPIGTFGEGCGSTCPTCVQGACDAVTGECVCNAGYWGPSCNTSCPSGFHGNNCSVPCECPEGNCHPVSGACQLGSHSQDAALIAGILVPLLLLLLAIACCACCCWAARLDPKDRPARDGTAMSRMKLQVWGALTSSLGSALPCGSLSSHKLPWVTASSSRPRLAGPRTTPSLLTPSLEKRTRVLPTACRPKKGWSLLPKQSHQRPAWPEVPSLPLRTPPRRLPSRALPA